In Acipenser ruthenus chromosome 53, fAciRut3.2 maternal haplotype, whole genome shotgun sequence, the following proteins share a genomic window:
- the LOC117432835 gene encoding GTPase IMAP family member 4-like: protein MESAGFDPDAGQRIMAAEQEAEETVSQELHSPSELRIMLLGRHLSGKSASGNTILGREEFRSGCSSYTRTKECEKRTGEVAGRRVTVVDTPDTDQLEIERRVSLSAPGPHAFLLVIQVHSKEMIDTRTALWKSLVKQDCKDLDEVQELFGERAVRNTMILFTFGDYLEGKTIEQHIEEAGEELQQLVEKCGNRYHVLNNKNRSDRTQVTQLLDKIDNMVKGSGGCYTMEMYSEAEQRVREMKLRRKRDEQIEKSKLLKESPGTLELQLELRRERKKSRELERELEQELKNEREKIRELEEELRREREKERERREKKGS, encoded by the exons ATGGAAAGTGCAGGTTTTGATCCAGATGCcg GACAAAGAATCATGGCTGCAGAACAAGAGGCTGAAGAAACTGTTTCTCAAGAGCTGCACAGCCCCTCTGAGCTGAGGATCATGCTGCTTGGGAGACACTTGTCTGGGAAAAGTGCATCAGggaacaccatcctgggcagagaggAGTTTAGATCTGGATGCAGCTCCTATACCAGGACAAAGGAGTGTGAGAAGAGAACAGGAGAAGTGGCTGGGAGACGGGTCACTGTGGTCGACACTCCAGACACAGACCAGCTCGAGATTGAGAGAcgtgtttctctgtctgcccctggaccccacgctttcctcctggtgatacaGGTGCATTCAAAAGAAATGATTGACACCCGCACTGCACTGTGGAAGTCTCTAGTTAAACAGGATTGCAAAGACTTGGATGAAGTCCAGGAGCTGTttggtgagagagctgtgaggaacACGATGATCCTTTTCACCTTTGGGGATTATCTAGAAGGAAAGACAATTGAGCAGCACATCGAGGAAGCCGGTGAggagctccagcagcttgttgagaaatgtggtaacaggtatcatgttctcaaTAATAAGAACAGGAGCGatcgcactcaggtcacacagctcctggacaagatagacaacatggtgaagggaAGTGGAGGCTGCTACACCATGGAGATGTACTCAGAGGCAGAACAAAGGGTCAGAGAAATGAAGCTAAGGAGGAAGAGAGATGAGCAGATTGAAAAGAGCAAACTGCTGAAAGAGAGTCCAGGAACACTGGAGCTACaactggagctgaggagagagaggaagaaatcCAGAGAGCTGGAGAGGGAGCTGGAGCAAGAGCTGAAGAACGAGAGGG